In Notolabrus celidotus isolate fNotCel1 chromosome 10, fNotCel1.pri, whole genome shotgun sequence, one DNA window encodes the following:
- the mfsd9 gene encoding major facilitator superfamily domain-containing protein 9 gives MNNHKCSTLFQRPRRRSRIIQCIYVVGFMDLFGVSMIIPLLSHHVKALGASPTVAGIVGSTYGILQLFSSTIVGSWSDVVGRRYSLLTCLLLSAFGYGLLGMSSSIALFVLARIPVGLFKHSLSICRALLSDLVSDSERPLVMGHFNAASSVGFILGPVVGGYLTEHEGGFYTSSFTCAAIFIINAGLVSMLPWSEALVHLNDNNSSKDCHDNNCRKLVQNGIHANKLHPVNTAETDPGSKAPEKLRGGLRWRKVSLLQPAWRQLSSVISKIHIVASSDMWDLFLVRLLMAIAIMLYYSNFSLAMEERFSLKPKVTGYLISYSSTLGALAGFLVGPVTKLYGNNMPTLLLHSTILTCLLILLYAAAPNVWQVLLTSTFFAISTSIGRTCITDLELQRGGVQASGTLIGAGQSVTAVGRILAPLLSGLTQEFSPCGPPSLGVVLALAAVGLLLIRIPNWDGRGLTKAAKLGKSE, from the exons ATGAACAACCACAAATGTAGCACTTTATTCCAGAGGCCAAGAAGGCGGTCAAGAATCATACAATGTATCTACGTGGTGGGTTTCATG gATTTGTTCGGGGTGAGCATGATCATCCCTCTGCTCAGCCATCATGTGAAAGCTCTTGGAGCAAGTCCCACCGTGGCCGGTATAGTAG GATCTACATACGGGATCTTACAGCTCTTCTCTAGCACAATAGTT GGcagctggagtgatgtggtgggaCGGCGGTACTCTCTGCTCACATGTCTGCTGCTGAGCGCGTTCGGCTACGGCCTGCTTGGGATGTCCAGCAGCATCGCGTTGTTTGTCCTGGCGAGGATACCTGTGG GGTTGTTCAAGCACTCCCTGTCCATCTGCAGAGCTCTGCTGTCTGACCTGGTGTCTGACTCAGAGCGCCCCCTGGTGATGGGACACTTCAATGCAGCCTCCAGTGTTGGCTTCATCCTGGGTCCTGTTGTTGGAGGCTACCTCACAGAGCATGAAGGAGGATTTTATACCTCCTCTTTCACATGTGCAGCCATCTTTATTATCAATGCAG GGTTGGTGTCGATGCTGCCATGGAGCGAGGCACTGGTCCATCTTAACGACAACAACTCAAGTAAAGACTGTCATGACAACAACTGCAGGAAGTTGGTTCAAAATGGTATTCATGCCAATAAACTCCACCCAGTGAACACAGCAGAGACCGATCCCGGATCCAAAGCTCCAGAGAAGCTTAGAGGTGGACTCAGGTGGAGGAAGGTGTCTTTGCTTCAGCCTGCCTGGAGACAGCTCTCCTCTGTCATCTCAAAGATCCACATTGTGGCTTCCTCTGACATGTGGGACCTCTTCCTGGTGCGTCTTCTGATGGCCATAGCTATCATGCTTTACTACAGTAACTTCTCTCTGGCCATGGAAGAGCGTTTCTCTCTCAAACCAAAGGTGACGGGTTATCTCATCAGCTACAGCAGCACCTTAGGGGCCTTGGCTGGGTTCCTGGTGGGTCCCGTCACCAAGCTGTACGGAAACAACATGCCCACTCTGCTGCTTCACTCCACTATTCTAACCTGTTTGCTCATACTCCTGTACGCTGCTGCTCCAAACGTGTGGCAGGTGCTGCTCACCTCCACCTTCTTTGCCATTTCCACCTCTATTGGACGGACTTGCATCACAGACCTTGAGCTGCAAAGAGGAGGGGTACAGGCCAGTGGGACTCTGATTGGAGCCGGGCAGTCAGTCACAGCTGTCGGTCGGATCCTGGCCCCTCTTCTGTCCGGTCTGACCCAGGAGTTCAGCCCCTGTGGTCCCCCTAGTCTGGGAGTGGTTTTGGCTCTTGCAGCTGTGGGCTTACTGCTCATCAGGATCCCAAATTGGGATGGGAGGGGGTTGACAAAAGCTGCCAAACTTGGAAAGTCTGAGTGA